In Chitinophagaceae bacterium, one genomic interval encodes:
- the lgt gene encoding prolipoprotein diacylglyceryl transferase codes for MYFLQIVWTANPEFIDILGLSIRWYGVLFALGFLIGFFIIKYLISLDNVPVKVADDILIYVAIGAVAGGRLGHCFFYEPEYYLSNPLQILNLRQGGMASHGAVIGIILSVFFFVKYKLNRSFFWLGDRVVIPVALAASFIRLGNLFNHEIYGHATDVPWAFQYVRNVSSWMGGADPIFTQPSHPTQLYEAFSYMVLFAALWFLFKKFRTTMGEGFIAGIFLMGMFTIRFLIEFVKEVQVDFEVGMALNMGQILSIPAVLLGLWLLISSKNRKIKYTSPAIKVKSK; via the coding sequence ATGTATTTTTTACAAATTGTATGGACAGCTAATCCTGAATTTATTGATATCTTAGGATTAAGTATAAGATGGTACGGAGTGCTGTTTGCTTTGGGTTTTTTAATTGGTTTTTTTATCATAAAGTATTTAATTTCTTTAGATAATGTTCCTGTAAAGGTGGCGGATGACATTTTGATTTATGTGGCTATAGGAGCGGTTGCCGGTGGAAGACTCGGACATTGTTTTTTTTATGAACCGGAATATTATTTATCAAACCCTTTACAGATTCTCAACTTACGGCAGGGAGGTATGGCTAGTCACGGGGCGGTAATCGGAATTATTTTATCTGTTTTTTTCTTTGTTAAATATAAATTGAACAGAAGTTTTTTCTGGTTAGGTGACAGGGTTGTAATTCCGGTTGCTCTTGCAGCTTCTTTCATAAGGTTGGGAAATCTTTTTAACCACGAAATTTATGGTCATGCTACGGATGTTCCATGGGCATTTCAATATGTGAGAAATGTATCTTCCTGGATGGGCGGTGCGGACCCAATTTTTACTCAGCCGAGCCACCCAACTCAATTATATGAAGCATTTAGCTATATGGTTTTGTTTGCCGCTTTGTGGTTTTTGTTTAAAAAATTCAGAACTACTATGGGCGAAGGCTTCATTGCAGGAATATTTTTAATGGGTATGTTTACCATTCGTTTTTTAATTGAATTTGTGAAAGAAGTACAGGTGGACTTTGAAGTAGGTATGGCATTAAATATGGGTCAAATTCTAAGTATTCCGGCTGTATTATTAGGCTTATGGTTACTGATTTCCAGCAAAAACCGAAAAATTAAATATACAAGCCCGGCAATAAAAGTAAAAAGCAAATAA